The following proteins are co-located in the Alistipes sp. ZOR0009 genome:
- a CDS encoding sugar transferase — protein sequence MYNHTSKRLIDLLVSLTGILLSLPITISTVLALLITNRGELLFIQQRSGKNGKLFRIIKFKTMNDKQNADGQLLSDEKRLTKVGLFVRKLSIDELPQLINVLKGDMSLIGPRPLLPEYLAHYTPEQARRHDVRPGITGWAQVNGRNTISWEKKFEYDVWYVDNLSFALDVKIFWLTIIKIFKREGISSATSATMERFDLQITKK from the coding sequence ATGTACAACCATACCTCAAAAAGGTTAATAGACCTTCTAGTATCACTAACAGGCATTCTCCTATCGTTACCCATTACAATATCGACAGTACTAGCCCTGCTTATTACAAACAGGGGAGAGCTACTATTTATACAGCAACGGTCGGGAAAAAACGGCAAACTATTTCGTATCATCAAATTCAAAACCATGAACGACAAACAAAATGCCGATGGTCAGTTACTATCTGATGAAAAAAGATTAACGAAAGTTGGACTCTTTGTTAGAAAGCTATCAATAGATGAGTTACCTCAGCTTATCAACGTCCTAAAAGGGGATATGAGCCTCATAGGGCCACGCCCTTTACTTCCAGAGTATTTAGCCCATTACACCCCTGAACAAGCTCGTAGACATGATGTTCGACCTGGTATTACAGGATGGGCTCAGGTAAATGGTAGAAATACAATCTCGTGGGAAAAGAAGTTCGAGTACGATGTTTGGTATGTAGATAACCTCTCTTTTGCTTTAGACGTTAAAATATTTTGGCTTACCATCATTAAGATATTCAAACGGGAAGGGATTAGCTCCGCTACATCAGCAACTATGGAGCGATTTGATTTACAGATTACAAAAAAATAA
- a CDS encoding aminotransferase class I/II-fold pyridoxal phosphate-dependent enzyme, giving the protein MKSKIWLSSPHMGGREMEFVKEAFDTNWVAPLGANVDGFEEDLSKYLSNSNIASNNSDNKQTIHVAALSAGTAALHLAMIMLNVKTGDEVICQSMTFSASANPITYLGAKPIFVDSDRETWNICPVQLERAIEDRIKVTGKKPKAIIAVHLYGMPYKVDEVMAVANRYQIPVIEDAAEALGSTYKGEGCGTFGVMGVLSFNGNKIITTSGGGALVSNSESYIKQARFLSTQARDNAPHYEHTQIGYNYRMSNIVAGIGRGQMLVLNDRVALRRKINAIYREAFKDTAIEFLSEPNEKFFSNHWLTAIQIDAEKCGVTREDIRLALQEENIESRPLWKPMHMQPVFADCPFYGNGTSEKLFENGLCLPSGSNMTNEEQNRVISIILNKL; this is encoded by the coding sequence ATGAAGAGTAAGATTTGGCTGTCATCTCCCCATATGGGAGGAAGGGAAATGGAATTTGTAAAGGAGGCTTTTGACACCAACTGGGTAGCTCCGCTAGGTGCCAATGTTGATGGCTTTGAGGAAGACCTATCTAAATATCTATCCAATAGCAATATTGCCTCAAATAATAGTGACAATAAGCAAACTATTCATGTAGCAGCATTGAGCGCAGGTACAGCTGCGCTTCATCTTGCAATGATTATGTTAAACGTAAAAACAGGTGACGAGGTAATCTGCCAAAGCATGACCTTTTCTGCTTCTGCAAATCCAATTACCTACTTGGGCGCAAAACCCATATTTGTAGATAGTGATCGGGAGACTTGGAATATTTGTCCAGTCCAGCTAGAGAGAGCCATCGAAGATAGAATCAAAGTTACCGGCAAAAAACCAAAAGCTATAATAGCCGTACATCTCTACGGTATGCCCTACAAAGTTGACGAAGTGATGGCTGTTGCCAATAGGTACCAAATTCCAGTTATTGAAGATGCCGCAGAAGCTTTGGGATCCACATACAAAGGAGAGGGCTGTGGCACATTTGGAGTAATGGGAGTACTTTCATTTAATGGCAACAAAATAATCACCACATCAGGAGGAGGAGCGCTCGTATCAAATTCAGAGTCATATATTAAGCAAGCGCGTTTCCTATCTACGCAAGCGCGCGACAATGCTCCTCATTACGAGCATACCCAAATTGGCTACAACTACCGCATGAGTAATATTGTTGCTGGTATTGGAAGAGGACAAATGCTGGTTCTAAATGATAGAGTTGCTCTACGTAGGAAAATTAATGCTATCTATAGGGAAGCTTTTAAGGACACTGCTATCGAGTTTCTTAGCGAGCCAAACGAGAAATTCTTTTCAAATCACTGGCTTACAGCCATACAAATTGACGCTGAAAAATGTGGTGTCACACGAGAAGATATCAGACTTGCACTTCAAGAAGAAAATATAGAGAGCCGCCCACTCTGGAAACCTATGCACATGCAACCTGTATTTGCCGATTGTCCTTTTTATGGTAACGGCACATCAGAAAAACTATTTGAAAACGGCCTGTGCCTACCATCAGGTAGCAACATGACTAACGAGGAGCAAAATAGGGTTATTAGCATCATTTTGAATAAATTGTAG
- a CDS encoding glycosyltransferase family 4 protein — MKIIRITTVPISLYLLLKGQLKYLSKHFNITAISSPGELLDKVAERENIRVVGIEIKREISILNDLFSLYKLYLFFKKEKPDLVHSFTPKSSMLSMLAAWLANVPHRYYSVTGLRFEGCTGMLRWVLVNMERLSCYFATKVIPEGNGVKEKLIHNAITKKPLHTILNGSINGIDLEYFSKKEYSENYRKKLNINDNDVVFCFVGRLVGDKGINELIQAFHILNNNHPNSKLLLVGSFENDLDPLQQESYQLLNFNKSILQVGFQEDIRPYLNSSDIFVFPSYREGFPNVVLQAGAMELPCIVTDINGCNEIINNGINGIIIPSKNTETLYLAMIELLENSDKRSRMSKVARNMIETRFDQKLLWEALLREYQTLEKKCTTIPQKG; from the coding sequence ATGAAAATAATAAGAATAACAACCGTTCCTATTTCTCTCTACTTACTCCTCAAAGGGCAGTTGAAGTATCTTTCTAAACATTTCAATATCACAGCTATTTCTTCTCCCGGAGAGTTACTCGACAAAGTTGCTGAAAGGGAAAATATCAGAGTTGTTGGAATTGAAATAAAGAGAGAAATTAGCATTTTAAATGATCTTTTTTCCCTCTACAAATTATATCTTTTTTTTAAAAAAGAAAAGCCTGATTTAGTTCATAGTTTTACACCTAAATCGAGCATGTTATCAATGCTTGCTGCTTGGTTGGCAAACGTACCTCACCGCTACTATTCGGTAACAGGTCTAAGATTTGAAGGCTGTACTGGAATGCTGCGATGGGTTCTTGTGAATATGGAGAGACTAAGCTGCTACTTTGCAACAAAAGTAATTCCAGAAGGCAACGGCGTAAAAGAGAAACTTATTCATAATGCTATTACCAAAAAACCTCTCCATACTATACTAAACGGAAGTATAAATGGTATTGATTTAGAATATTTTTCAAAAAAAGAATATAGTGAAAATTACCGTAAAAAATTAAATATTAATGATAACGACGTGGTATTCTGCTTCGTTGGAAGATTAGTTGGAGATAAAGGTATAAACGAACTCATTCAAGCTTTCCACATTCTAAACAACAATCATCCCAACTCAAAACTTCTTTTAGTTGGATCTTTTGAAAACGACCTAGATCCACTCCAACAAGAAAGCTACCAATTATTGAATTTTAATAAATCTATACTACAAGTTGGTTTTCAAGAAGATATTAGGCCATATCTGAATTCTTCTGACATTTTTGTTTTTCCTAGCTACCGGGAAGGATTCCCCAACGTAGTCCTACAGGCTGGAGCAATGGAGCTACCCTGCATAGTAACAGATATAAACGGCTGTAACGAAATTATAAACAACGGCATAAATGGGATAATAATCCCTTCAAAAAACACAGAAACCCTGTACTTAGCAATGATAGAATTGCTCGAAAACAGCGACAAGAGGAGCAGAATGTCTAAAGTCGCACGCAATATGATAGAGACACGATTTGATCAAAAACTTCTTTGGGAAGCACTTTTAAGGGAGTACCAAACTTTAGAAAAAAAATGTACAACCATACCTCAAAAAGGTTAA
- a CDS encoding acetyltransferase — translation MFLLGASGHAKVIIDILKAQGVTIDGLFDDNPNCTDLKGYPFLGALKDYKKAIDSLIISIGNNSIRKRIAEDFQNIDYGTAIHPSAILSDDANIGNGTVIMHGAIVQSSVLVGNHCIINTSASIDHDCTIENYVHISPNATLCGNVTVCEGAQVGAGAVVVPGKRIGKWALVAAGAVVVRDVPDYALVIGNPARVIKILK, via the coding sequence ATGTTTCTACTAGGAGCAAGTGGTCATGCTAAAGTAATTATTGATATACTGAAAGCTCAAGGTGTAACTATTGATGGATTATTTGACGACAATCCGAACTGTACTGATTTAAAAGGTTATCCTTTTTTAGGTGCTTTAAAAGATTACAAAAAAGCGATTGATTCTCTTATAATATCTATTGGCAATAATTCGATACGAAAGCGTATTGCAGAAGATTTTCAGAATATTGACTACGGAACTGCTATTCATCCATCTGCTATACTATCCGATGATGCAAATATCGGAAATGGTACTGTTATAATGCATGGTGCCATTGTACAGTCATCTGTTTTAGTTGGTAATCATTGCATCATAAATACCTCTGCATCTATCGATCACGACTGTACCATCGAAAACTACGTACATATTTCGCCCAACGCTACACTTTGTGGCAACGTAACCGTATGCGAAGGTGCTCAGGTGGGAGCAGGTGCTGTAGTAGTACCTGGTAAAAGAATAGGTAAATGGGCGCTAGTTGCTGCCGGAGCTGTTGTTGTTAGAGATGTACCAGACTATGCGCTAGTTATTGGAAACCCAGCACGTGTTATTAAGATTCTAAAATAG